A part of Biomphalaria glabrata chromosome 3, xgBioGlab47.1, whole genome shotgun sequence genomic DNA contains:
- the LOC129925073 gene encoding uncharacterized protein LOC129925073 → MHRTVREGLIRNSPVRNSPVRNSPVRNSPVRNSPVRNSPVRNSPVRNSPVRNSPVRNSPVRNSPVRNSPVRNSPVRNSPVRNSPVRNSPVRNSPVRNSPVRNSPVRNSPVRNSPVRNSPVRNSPVRNSPVRNSPVRNSPVRNSPVRNSPVRNSPVRNLPVRNSPVRNSPVRNSPVRNSPVRNSPVRNSPVRNSPVRNSPVRNSPVRNSPVRNSPVRNSPVRNSPVRNSPVRNSPVRNSPVRNSPVRNSPVRNSPVCNSPVRNSPVRNSPVRNSPVRNSPVRNSPVRNSPVRNSPVRNSPVRNSPVRNSPVCNSPVRNSPVRNSPVRNSPVRNSPIRNSPVRNSPVRTLSNVNQ, encoded by the exons atgcacCGAACggtgcgagagggtctaa TACGTAACTCACCAGTACGTAACTCACCAGTACGTAACTCACCAGTACGTAACTCACCAGTACGTAACTCACCAGTACGTAACTCACCAGTACGTAACTCACCAGTACGTAACTCGCCAGTACGTAACTCGCCAGTACGTAACTCACCAGTACGTAACTCACCAGTACGTAACTCACCAGTACGTAATTCACCAGTACGTAACTCACCAGTACGTAACTCACCAGTACGTAACTCACCAGTACGTAACTCACCAGTACGTAACTCACCAGTACGTAACTCACCAGTACGTAATTCACCAGTACGTAACTCACCAGTACGTAACTCACCAGTACGTAACTCACCAGTACGTAACTCACCAGTGCGTAACTCACCAGTACGTAACTCACCAGTACGTAACTCACCAGTACGTAACTCACCAGTGCGTAACTCACCAGTACGTAACTTACCAGTACGTAACTCACCAGTACGTAACTCACCAGTACGTAACTCACCAGTACGTAACTCACCAGTACGTAACTCACCAGTACGTAACTCACCAGTACGTAATTCACCAGTACGTAACTCACCAGTACGTAACTCACCAGTACGTAACTCGCCAGTACGTAACTCACCAGTACGTAACTCACCAGTACGTAACTCACCAGTACGTAATTCACCAGTACGTAACTCACCAGTACGTAACTCACCAGTACGTAACTCGCCAGTGCGTAACTCGCCAGTGCGTAACTCACCAGTATGTAACTCACCAGTACGTAACTCACCAGTGCGTAACTCGCCAGTGCGTAACTCACCAGTACGTAACTCACCAGTACGTAACTCACCAGTACGTAATTCACCAGTACGTAACTCACCAGTACGTAACTCGCCAGTGCGTAACTCGCCAGTGCGTAACTCACCAGTATGTAACTCACCAGTACGTAACTCACCAGTGCGTAACTCGCCAGTGCGTAACTCACCAGTACGTAACTCACCAATACGTAACTCGCCAGT